A region from the Aphis gossypii isolate Hap1 chromosome 1, ASM2018417v2, whole genome shotgun sequence genome encodes:
- the LOC114120862 gene encoding intraflagellar transport protein 46 homolog — MYDEEIDVKDAEDVESESSDSSIDNDSSRDLRTPSAKQRKLLMSSGSGRRSRSRLRAVDYEEVDAAVKEDPDSFDVHEAQRDYNKDVDLLHLSQDIKDVFKYISMYYPQKTKLEFKLQPFIPDYLPAVGDADAFIKVIAPDPSIQAGLGLEYLDEPCLNQSDPCLLNLQLRASSSSSSKSLVVKKLESAEKNPKVIDQWIRDINELNRGKTSTFFYSKKMPDVETIMEPWMGGSDQKNKDMPDFENADLLTLIDEVCDYFGIPKTDTKIESLHLLFSVYLAIKNSRTQNTTVLASDNSS, encoded by the exons ATGTATGATGAAGAGATCGACGTCAAGGATGCCGAGGATGTTGAAAGTGAATCATCAGACAGCAGTATTGACAATGATAGCAGCAGAGATCTTAGGACACCCAGTGCAAAGCAACGAAAACTTTTG atgtCCAGTGGTTCAGGTCGGAGGTCCAGGTCCAGACTCCGAGCCGTAGATTACGAAGAAGTAGATGCGGCCGTGAAAGAAGATCCGGACAGTTTTGACGTGCACGAAGCTCAGAG GGATTACAATAAAGATGTTGATCTTCTACACTTGTCCCAAGATATTAaagatgtatttaaatacatatcaaT GTACTATCCTCAGAAGACGAAACTTGAGTTTAAGTTGCAGCCGTTCATACCGGATTACTTGCCTGCCGTTGGTGATGCCGATGCGTTTATCAAAGTGATTGCGCCTGATCCTTCTATACAGGCGGGCCTTGGTCTAGAGTACTTGGACGAACCATGCCTAAACCAAAGCGACCCGTGTCTGCTTAACCTACAGCTTCGGGCGTCAAGTTCGTCATCATCCAAGTCGTTG GTGGTGAAAAAATTGGAGAGCGcagaaaaaaatccaaaagtCATTGACCAGTGGATACGTGACATAAATGAATTGAACCGTGGAAAAACATCCACTTTTTTTTACTCCAA AAAAATGCCAGACGTAGAGACAATAATGGAACCATGGATGGGCGGAAGTGATCAGAAGAACAAAGATATGCCCGATTTTGAAAACGCAGATTTATTGACTCTTATTGATGAAGTCTGTG ATTACTTTGGAATACCAAAAACTGACACGAAAATTGAGTCTCTACACCTGTTATTTTCCGTATACTTGGCTATCAAGAACTCTCGGACTCAAAATACAACCGTTCTAGCTTCGGACAATAGCAGTTAA